The Mycolicibacterium duvalii DNA window CACCGCCGGCGTCGCTGGCACCGCCGAGCGCGGCCTGGTCACCGTAGAACTGCGTGAGGAATTGCTCGACGAGGTACTCCTGGGTGGATTCCCCGGGTTCCCCGGACTTTTCGATGATCCACCCACGCTGGCCGCGCACCCGGCCACCGCGCACGTGGAACACCTGGACGGCGGCCTCGAGATCGTCGTCGGCAAAGGCCACGACGTCGGCGTCGGTGCCGTCGCCGAACACCACCGCCTGTTTTTCCAGCGCCCGGCGCATCGCCCCGATGTTGTCCCGCAGCCGGGCGGCCCGTTCGAAATCGAGTTCGGCCGCTGCGGCGTTCATCTGCTGTTCCATCTCGCGGATCAACCGATCGGTCTTGCCGGCGAGGAAGTCGCAGAAGTCTCCCACGATCTGCCGGTGTTGCTCGGCCGACACCCTGTCCACGCACGGCGCGGAGCACTTGTCGATGTAGCCGAGCAGACAGGGACGGCCGATCTGGTTGTGGCGCTTGAACACTCCGTTCGAGCAGGTACGGGCCGGAAACACCCGCGTCAGCAGGTCCAGCGTCTCGCGGATGGCCCAGGCGTGGGAGTAGGGCCCGAAGTACCGGACACCCTTGCGGCGCGGCCCGCGGTACACCTTCAGCCGTGGGTACTCCTCGTTGAGGGTGACAGCCAGCACCGGATAGGACTTGTCGTCGCGGTAGCGGATGTTGAACCGCGGATCGAACTCCTTGATCCAGTTGTACTCCAGCTGCAGCGCCTCGACCTCGGTGGTGACGACTGTCCATTCCACGGCGGCGGCCGTGGTCACCATCTGCCGGGTACGCGGCGCCAGTCCGGAGATGTCGGCGAAGTAGGAGTTCAGCCGACTGCGCAGGCTCTTGGCCTTGCCGACGTAGATCACCCGGCCGTGCGGGTCGCGGAAACGGTAGACACCCGGCTCGACGGGGATCGACCCGGGGGCGGGTCGGTACGTCGCTGGATCGGGCACGGACCCAGGTTACTGCCGCGCTCCGACGTGGCGTAGCGACCACCGTCGGAGGTGACGGTGCCGCGTCCCGGTCATCGGCGAGACCCGTCGGCCCCGTCGACCCGGTAGCGCTGTATCAGGGCACGCACCTTGTCCATCGATTCGACCGCGCGCGCCTTGTCGACCGCCTGGATCGCCATCACGGGCACGTACTCGTCGTCGGGCAGATCCAGCCGGGCCCAGCGCGCACCGCGGTGAAACGACACGTCGACGACCTGGTCCCACGGAACGATCCGGTAGCCGAACAGGTTTCGCACCGCCACCCCCGCTCGGCCGACGCGCAGCCGGGGCCGGGCGAACAGGCAGACGAACCCGCCGATCACCACCCCGAGCAGGGCGATGGCGACCTGGTCGGCGGTGGTGAAGATCACGCCGGTCGACGAGATCTTGAGCAAGGCGCCGACCACGACGTGGGCGGCCACGATGATCACCGCGGCGCCGTAGGCGAACAGCGGCGTCAGGAACGGCCTGATCTCGACGTCCCAGTCGTCGGAGGTCATCGCCCCGACCGCAGGCCGCGCAGCGTCAGCGCGGTCGACAGCGCTGCCGCGGCGGCCTGGGCGCCCTTGTCCTCGGTGGACCCGGGCAGCCCGGCCCGGGCCAGCGCCTGCGCCTCGGTGTCGGTGGTCAGCACACCGTTGGCCACCGGGGTGGACGCATCCAGCGACACCCTGGTCAGCCCCTGGGTCACCGCGTCGCACACGTAGTCGAAATGCGGTGTCT harbors:
- a CDS encoding PH domain-containing protein, with product MTSDDWDVEIRPFLTPLFAYGAAVIIVAAHVVVGALLKISSTGVIFTTADQVAIALLGVVIGGFVCLFARPRLRVGRAGVAVRNLFGYRIVPWDQVVDVSFHRGARWARLDLPDDEYVPVMAIQAVDKARAVESMDKVRALIQRYRVDGADGSRR